A part of Rattus rattus isolate New Zealand chromosome 4, Rrattus_CSIRO_v1, whole genome shotgun sequence genomic DNA contains:
- the Crisp1 gene encoding cysteine-rich secretory protein 1 — MSFNSLVHNTKTWFVAAQNFKSYMDVGMAMKLILLLFLVATLTVFVPVVTLRHLKLDRVLYNQLITESQTEPQEEIVDTHNAFRRNVSPPARNMLKMSWSSAAAENARILARYCDKSDSDSLERRLPNTFCGENMHMENYPSSWSNVIEIWYNESKYFKYGEWPSTDDDIETYHYTQMVWASSYLIGCDVASCRRQKAATYLYVCHYCHEGNSQDTLNMPYKEGSPCQDCPNNCDDGLCTNPCLYYDEYNNCDKQAKLLGCSHPAVQPFCKAFCLCKTEIK; from the exons ATGTCATTTAACTCATTAGTACACAATACAAAGACCTGGTTTGTAGCAGCACAAAATTTTAAGAGCTACATGGATGTGG gtATGGCAATGAAACTCATCTTGTTATTGTTTCTTGTTGCTACTCTTACTGTCTTTGTTCCTGTTGTGACTCTCAGA CATCTCAAACTGGATAGAGTTCTCTATAATCAACTGATCACGGAATCACAAACTGAACCACAAGAAGAAATTGTCGATACACACAATGCCTTCAGGAGAAACGTGTCCCCGCCAGCCAGGAACATGCTGAAAATG AGTTGGAGTTCAGCTGCTGCAGAAAATGCTAGAATTCTGGCGAGGTACTGCGACAAGTCAGACAGTGACTCACTTGAAAGGAGACTACCAA ATACATTTTGTGGAGAAAATATGCATATGGAAAATTACCCCTCTTCCTGGTCAAATGTAATTGAAATCTGGTACAATGAGTCGAAATATTTCAAATATGGAGAATGGCCATCCACAGATGATGACATTGAAACTTATCACTACACCCAG ATGGTCTGGGCCTCTTCCTATCTCATTGGCTGTGATGTTGCATCATGCCGCAGGCAAAAGGCAGCTACGTATCTCTATGTGTGTCACTATTGCCATGA GGGGAATAGTCAAGACACACTAAACATGCCTTATAAGGAGGGGTCGCCATGTCAAGACTGTCCAAACAACTGTGACGATGGACTGTGTA ccaacCCCTGCCTTTATTACGATGAATATAACAACTGTGATAAGCAAGCAAAACTTCTTGGATGCTCACATCCAGCAGTCCAGCCATTCTGTAAGGCTTTTTGTCTgtgtaaaactgaaataaaataa